The stretch of DNA CAGCTCACCACGCGGCTCAACCGGCTCATCAACCCGGAGCGCGTGGGCGCCGACGACATCCGGTGGCTGTTGCGCGAGGGCGGTGAGCGCGAGCCTCGCAAGGTCATCGAGCAGTTCGCCAGGTGGATCCGCCGCGGGGAGATGGTCTGCTACCGCACCGGCTACGACTTCAAGCGCGGCTTCGAGAAGATCCACATCCCCATGGCCATCATCTTCGGGGACATGGACCCGCTCGCCTCGGTGGAGTCCACCCGGAGCGTGTACCGCGCAGCCAAGAGCGAGTACCTGCTCTGGCGGCCGGTGAAGGGCAACAGCCACATCGAGCTGACGATGGGGCACGACATCCGGCAGATCTGCTACGACATCAAGAACCTCATCGAGTACGCGCGCACCCACCGCAACCGCGCGCCGACCCTGCCTCGCCTGCGCTAGTCGCGCCTGGGTGAGGCGGTGTGGCTGGAAAGTTGGAGGGTGATGGGCGCGTGTTAGCATCCGCGCCCACTGTCAACGTGAAGGGGAGTGGTCGATGAAGGCCTCAGCGGTGTGGCTGCTCGGTGTGGTGCTCGTGCCTTGCATGGCGCTCGCGCAGGCTCCGGCGGCGAACCTGAACACCATCACCAGCGTGCAGGTGAATGGCGGGACGGTGACCATCTCCGGCTCGAAGAAGGCGAACTTCACCACCTTCACGATGACGGACCCGCCCCGGCTCGTCATCGACATCGCGGAGGCCGTGTTCAACGGCGTCCCCGAGGAGACGCAGGTGGGCAATGGCACGGTGACGGGCATCCGCACCGCCAGCTACGGCTCGGATGACTCCGCCATCGCCCGCGTGCTCATCGGCTTCGAGCGCGAGGTGGAGACCGACATCCAGGCCACCGACAGCCAGCTCGTCGTCAAGGTCGTCGGGGGCGCGGGACAGGCCGTGGCCCAGGCCGCGCCCACGCCGCCGGCCGCCCAGCCCGCCACGGATGGCTCCGCCGCCGAGGCCGCCGCTCGCGCCGAGTCCGAGCGCCAGGCCCAGGAGAAGGCCGCCGCCGAGGCCGCCGCCCGCGCCGAGTCCGAGCGTCAGGCCCAGGAGAAGGCCGCCGCCGAGGCCACCGCCCGCGCCCAGCAGGACGCCGACGCCGAGCGCCAGCGCCAGAAGGAGGCCGAGGCCCGGGCCGTGGCCCAGCGCGAGGAGGAGCAGCGCTCCGCCCAGGCCGCCGCGGACGACAGGAAGCGCCAGGAGGCCGAGGCCCAGGCCTCCGCCAAGGCCGCCGCCGACGAGCGGAAGCGCCAGGAGGAGGAGGCCCGTGCCTCCGCGCAGGCCGCCGCCGATGAGCGCCGCGCCACCGCCCAGGCCGCCGCCGACGAGAAGAAGCGTGCGAAAGAGGACGCTCTCGCCGCCGCGAAGACGGCCGCCGAGGACAAGCGCGCCGCCGCCCAGGCCGCCAAGGAGGAGGCCGCCGAGGCCCGCCGTCAGCGCGAGGAGGAGGCCCGCGCCGAGCGTGAGCGCCGCCAGCAGGAGCGCGTCGCCATGGCGGCCCAGCCCCGGGAGCGCCGCGAGGTGTCGAGCGGCGGTTCGTCCGAGGTGTCGTCGCGCCGCAAGACGATGACGCTGGTGGGCTTCCAGCAGCAGGGTGGGGTGTCGCGCGTCTTCATCCGGACCAACGAGCCGGTGCGCTACAGCGTGAGCGAGACGGGCAACGCGGTGGTGCTGGAGCTGGAGAACAGCCGCATCGACCTGAGCAACAACACCCGGCCGCTGGACACGTCCTACTTCAACTCGCCCGTCACCCGGGTGGACGCGGACGCGGAAGGCCGCAACGTGCGCGTCACCGTGCAGCTGCGGCAGCAGGCCCCGGTGCAGGCGCGGCAGGACGGGAACGTCATTTCGTTGGATTTTCAGCGCACCGCTCGGTGATAAGGGCCCCCGCGCGGCCGTGGCGCGGCATACCTTGCACCCCTGAATGAGCCTCCTCGTTCCGCTCGCCGCCGCGCTGCTGGTCTCCTCGGCGCAGATTCCGCTCGCCACCCAGGTCCAGCTCCCCTCCGGCGAGACGGTGGAGCTGGCCGCCGACTTCCTCACCTACGAGGCCGACAAGCAGGTCCTCACCGCGCGCGGCCACTGCGAGCTGCGCACCGGCGAGATGCTGCTGCGCTCGGACGAGGTGACGTACGACGAGGCGAACCAGGTGGCCACCGCCACCGGCAACGTCATGTTCGTGGGCCCCGGCGGCATGGCGGCCGTCGCGGACGACGTGAGGGTGGACATCCGCTCCTTCGAGGCCACGCTCCAGGGTGGCCTCTTCATGCAGAAGAAGGGCGTCACCCAGGAGGCGATGCTCGCGGCGAAGACGCCCGAGGAGCTGCGCTCCATGGGCGAGACGCCCATCATCCTCAGCGGCACCCGCATCCGCCGCACCGGGCCCAACGCCTTCACGGTGGATGACCTGGCCTTCACCCCGTGCGAGTGCGGCTCCGGGGAGCCCACCTGGCGCATGGAGGCACGGTCCGCCAACGTCATCCTCGGCGAGCGCGCCACCCTGTCGTGGCCCGTGGTGTACGTGGAGTCCGTCCCCATCTTCGCGCTGCCCTGGGTGTATCTGCCCCTGGCCGAGCGCCGCACGGGCTTCCTCTTCCCCAACCCCAACTTCTCGGGCCAGAGCGGCTTCAGCCTCGAGCAGCCGTTCTTCCTCACGTTGGGGCGCAGCTACGACATGACCTTCACCCCGGGCTATTACCTCGGCTCGTCGAAGCAGTCGGTGACGCGGGAGCTGCCGTCAGGCAGGTTGATCACCTCCGACGAACCGCGGCTGTTCGGCGTGAAGGGCCCTCGGCTGCGCACGGAGTTCCGTTACGTGCCCAGCGAGACGACGCGAGGTCGGGTGACGCTCGGCCTGCTGCACGACTCCCAGCCCGTGCGGAACCCTCAAAACGGCAACTTCTACATCTACCCAGAGGGGACGCCGAACGAGGGCCGATACGTGGACGTGGCCCGGGGCTGGCGCGGCGAGGCGTCCTGGCAGCACTTCCAGGACCTGGGCTCCGGTTGGTACGACCGGGTGGACGCGGCGTTCGTCTCGGACGGCAACTACACGCGCGACCTCACCGCCGACATCATCATCCGGGACCTCGACTACCTGCGCAGCAGCGCCACCGTGTTCCGCCGCAAGGAGGACTCGTACGCGGGCCTGGACGTGTCCCTGCGCCAGGACATCCGCTGGCCCTATCGCTTCTTCCAGGACAACCGCGTGCCGGCGCAGGTGGACCCGCTGCGGCCGGACCTGCCCTCGCCGGTGACCTTCCAGCGCCTGCCCGGCATCCTCTACGCGCTGCCGGAGCGCCCCCTGTTCGGTGGCGTCGTCGGCGGGCTGCGCGCCGAGTTCACCCGCCTGGCGCCCATGACGGGCGGCTTCGGGGACGAGGGCGTCGACGGCATCTTCCGCCGCGAAGGCATCTACCTCCCGCTGGGCTACTACTACACGGACCCGACGTGGCCCCTGGACCCGGGGCAGGGCAACGGCCTCTTCGATACGCAAGATCGCGAGGCGAGAGATCGCATCGACCTCACCTCCCGACTCGCCACGTCCATCCCCCTGGGGAACGTGGCCAGGGTGACGCCGTCGCTGGGCGTGCGCCAGGACGTGTGGGCCGGTGAGTACTCGGGCCGGACCTGGCAGCGCGGCTACCCCATCGCGGGCCTGCTCGTGGACACCCAGCTGACGCGCACCTGGGACGGGGAGAAGAACCGCTACCGGCACGCCTTCGCGCCCTCGCTGGAGCTGCGCTATGTGCCGGGCGGCTGGGGCCACGTGCCGTCCGCGGGCGCTCAGCGGGGGCCTGGGTTCGCCCAGCCCTACGACGAGGTCGACGCGGCCGTGCCCCTGGACCTGGACGGCCGCACGCGGGGCTTCCTCCAGGGCGTCTTCGCCGTGGACCAGACGCTGCGCGTCAAGGTGGGCAACGTGTACCGCGAGCCGCTCCGGCTGCGCATCGGTCAGGGCTTCGACCTGACGCGTTACGCACCCGCCGCGAACAAGCTCGGGGATCCCGAGCCGGTCCTCCGCGACACCTTCGCGCGTCTGTCGACGAGCGTGGGAATGCTCACCGCCGGTGGGATGGTTCGCTTCGACCCCAACTCGGGGCGCGTCACGCAGATCTCCGGCGACTTCAACATCGACAACGGCAAGGGTCAGGCGCTCTACGCGCGCTACGACGACATCCTCACCACCGCGCAGACGGCCATCGACCGGGGTGAAATCCCCAACGCCCTGGGCCCCGATTCCATCCGCCGCCCCCTGGATGCCCTGGTAGGCCGCGTATCCCGGGAAACGCCCGGCCTCCCCACGGCCGAGCGGGCCCAGGCTCTCATCGCGGGTACGCGTTTGACGCTCGGATTTGGCCTCGGGGTGCGGTACGAAGCCCTGGTGCAGCCCCTCTACCAGGATCTCGCAAACCAAGAGGCGTCGGCGCCCTTCGCCCAGCAAACACTGGGGGTGTCTTATGGGCCAGCGTGTAATTGCTGGCGCATTGAAGGGGTGGTGACCCTCAGACGTGATATCGGACTGGAATTTTCCGGTGTGAATTTCAGCGTCACTGGGTTGGGATCGTTCGGTTCGGGCGGCTAGGAATCACCGTAGGTGAATGGTGGTTCCAACAACCCCCAAGCAGCCAGGAGAAGTATTTCGTGTCGGA from Myxococcus guangdongensis encodes:
- a CDS encoding LPS-assembly protein LptD translates to MSLLVPLAAALLVSSAQIPLATQVQLPSGETVELAADFLTYEADKQVLTARGHCELRTGEMLLRSDEVTYDEANQVATATGNVMFVGPGGMAAVADDVRVDIRSFEATLQGGLFMQKKGVTQEAMLAAKTPEELRSMGETPIILSGTRIRRTGPNAFTVDDLAFTPCECGSGEPTWRMEARSANVILGERATLSWPVVYVESVPIFALPWVYLPLAERRTGFLFPNPNFSGQSGFSLEQPFFLTLGRSYDMTFTPGYYLGSSKQSVTRELPSGRLITSDEPRLFGVKGPRLRTEFRYVPSETTRGRVTLGLLHDSQPVRNPQNGNFYIYPEGTPNEGRYVDVARGWRGEASWQHFQDLGSGWYDRVDAAFVSDGNYTRDLTADIIIRDLDYLRSSATVFRRKEDSYAGLDVSLRQDIRWPYRFFQDNRVPAQVDPLRPDLPSPVTFQRLPGILYALPERPLFGGVVGGLRAEFTRLAPMTGGFGDEGVDGIFRREGIYLPLGYYYTDPTWPLDPGQGNGLFDTQDREARDRIDLTSRLATSIPLGNVARVTPSLGVRQDVWAGEYSGRTWQRGYPIAGLLVDTQLTRTWDGEKNRYRHAFAPSLELRYVPGGWGHVPSAGAQRGPGFAQPYDEVDAAVPLDLDGRTRGFLQGVFAVDQTLRVKVGNVYREPLRLRIGQGFDLTRYAPAANKLGDPEPVLRDTFARLSTSVGMLTAGGMVRFDPNSGRVTQISGDFNIDNGKGQALYARYDDILTTAQTAIDRGEIPNALGPDSIRRPLDALVGRVSRETPGLPTAERAQALIAGTRLTLGFGLGVRYEALVQPLYQDLANQEASAPFAQQTLGVSYGPACNCWRIEGVVTLRRDIGLEFSGVNFSVTGLGSFGSGG
- a CDS encoding AMIN domain-containing protein codes for the protein MKASAVWLLGVVLVPCMALAQAPAANLNTITSVQVNGGTVTISGSKKANFTTFTMTDPPRLVIDIAEAVFNGVPEETQVGNGTVTGIRTASYGSDDSAIARVLIGFEREVETDIQATDSQLVVKVVGGAGQAVAQAAPTPPAAQPATDGSAAEAAARAESERQAQEKAAAEAAARAESERQAQEKAAAEATARAQQDADAERQRQKEAEARAVAQREEEQRSAQAAADDRKRQEAEAQASAKAAADERKRQEEEARASAQAAADERRATAQAAADEKKRAKEDALAAAKTAAEDKRAAAQAAKEEAAEARRQREEEARAERERRQQERVAMAAQPRERREVSSGGSSEVSSRRKTMTLVGFQQQGGVSRVFIRTNEPVRYSVSETGNAVVLELENSRIDLSNNTRPLDTSYFNSPVTRVDADAEGRNVRVTVQLRQQAPVQARQDGNVISLDFQRTAR